The Treponema sp. Marseille-Q3903 genomic interval AGCGATAACTGTAAGCGGAATGATTGCAAATAAAATGATAAATGAAATCAATTTGAGCCTTGTAAAATCGGCAATGCTTTTGATTTTAAAAAAAGATGTATCCCTTGATATGCGGCTTTGGAGTTCCGCAAGTTCTTCTTCGTTGTTCAATTTTAAAAGAGCATTTGTCATAAAGTCAAAATTTCTGTAATCGCCAGTCTCCCCGCCGATGTAACCGTTCATAAGTGAATTAACAAAATATTGGTCTGAGACAACGATTATATTTGCATCACTTCTGTCTGCGAGGTTGTATAGCCCGGAAATTTTTCCTTTGATCTGTGCTGCGAGTATCTGTGTCGACTTTTGTAAATCTGATGTTTTTGAAGTCTCGAGAATGAATGGATTTGTTTCAATCAATTTATCTTTGCTGTTTTTGTCTATTTCATAAAAGTAACTTGCAGGCGACGACATGATATAAGGCTGTGCATTTTCGTTTAATTCAAGCGGTGTCGGCCAAAACAGTGTCATTCCAAGAGTTGCATTTTTTTGCTGCAAAACGCTTATCCAAAGAGGATAGTTTATCACTTGTTGATGCGAATTGTCTTCGCTGTACATCGTGATCGCTGCACACGAAACATCTGCTGCAATTTTTTTGCTGAATTGAACACCCCAGTTTTCTATCATTTCAACGATATTTGTCCAAAGATTTTGTGTTATATTCCAGCTGTCTGCAATACTTGAACTGTATGGGCTTACTGCTAAAATTGCGTTTCCTTTATTCGATAGAATGTATGATTCAATTGCGATTGCGTTTTCAATGTTTATTCTGCTGTCTCCAATCACAAAAAGAGGACCTGCCGTTTTTGAAAGTTTATCGGAAAATAAAGGGTCATCTATGCTGATTTGATTGCATATAAATCCTTGAGCTTGGAGCCAAGGGACTACGTAACTGTAATCGTCATTGAGAGTCATCTCATTTCCTACGACAATGTTAACACTGCGAGTATTACCCGAAATCAAATGCTTTATCCGTCCATCTAGGTCGTACTCGAGAGTGTTTGCAGCCATTGTAAAGGCGATTATCTCTGCATACCCCATATACTCGATTATTATCGACGAGTATACGGTTGTATACTCTGTGGAGGTATCTGAAACGGTTTTCATTTGCTGCCCTGTAATTCCGTAGTTTTCAAGAAGCGTTTTAGCTGTTTTATCTTTGTCAGGATTTTTTATTATAAGAGTGATATTTTTTCCCGCTGATGTGTATTCTTCCAAAAAGTCGCTAACATCCCTGATTTGTGGGTACAACTTTGCGATTTTTGAGGAACGATAATACGTGATTTTTATAGGGTTGTCCGCTTTTTTTAACAGTTCTTTTGAATACTTTGAGATTGAATATGTCTTGTTTTTTGAAAAATCAAATCGCTTATAGAATTTGTTTCCGTTCATCATCACAAGCAATGTACATGCGATTGCAGCAATTTTATTCAGCTTTTCTTTTTTTGTGTAACATTTTCCGTTCTTTATGCTGCTTGCAATTTCTGAAAGCAAAACAAATAAAACAGATGTTCCTGAAAGCCAGAATATATCTCTTGTATCTAAAATGCCTTTTCCTGCGGCATCAAAATGCCACGCAAAACTCATCTGCTTGAACACAGAAACAATAAAATCAGGAAACTGGATATAAACTGTAAAAAGATGTGCGCTGTTGAAAATTGCGAGCAGCGTTGCACTTACGATGTATGATATCGGCCTGTTGGGAAAAAAAATGTTTACAAAACAGCATAGAGAAATGATTGCGCAACCGTAAAAAAAAAGGCAGATAATGCTTGTCGTCAGCTGTCCAAAATCGATGCAGCCGAACATGTTTACGATCAAAGCAGCCGGAATAAGAAGCAGAATCATAGATGTGTATAAAATCAGTTTTGTGACAAAGTTTATCGATATTTTTTCAAGGCTGCTCAAGGGAACAAATTTGTCATAAATCTGAAATGAACGTTTTGAACACAGAGAAGGCATAATCAATATGCTGATGTATGGCACTGAAGAAAAAAATAAAACCAAATCTGTCGTTCCGTTTCCGCTGAAAAACTGTTGTCTTATAAAATAATTTATCGATGTGAATACGGAAAATAAGATTGCGATTATGTAAAAAAACGGTGATTTTAGATTGTTGATGATGTTGTATTTTAAAAATGCATTGCGGCTTGTCATTAAAATTATCTTTCCTCTTTATATGTGAGTTTTATAAATGCATCTTCAAGATTTTTAGATTTTGTCTTGGTGATAATCTGAGATTCCGTTCCGCTTGCGACTATCTTTCCGTCATTTAAAATATACAGTTCTGAACAAAGAGAATAAACTTCCTGAAGAATATGCGTAGACATTAAAATTGCCTTTTTTTTCGAAAGTTTTTTTATGAGATTTCTCATCTGGATAATCTGGGTCGGGTCAAGTCCGCTGATAGGTTCATCTAATATAAGATTCGGAGGATTGTGGACAAGAGCTTGCGCAAAAGAAACTCGCTGCTGCTGTCCTTTTGAAAGATTTTTAATCTTTTTATCGAGTAACTTTTCTATTGAGCTCTGCTCTACTGTTTTTTCAATCGATTCTTTGAGATTTGATACTTCGTGAGTTTCTGCTGCGTAATTAAGAAATTCAGAAACTGTCATCTCAGGCGGAAGCATCGGAATCTCAGGGACATAGCCTATCAACTTCATGCATACTTCAGGATTTTCAGCTGCATTCCACATGTTGTTGTTTTCATCTGTTATTATGATATTTCCGGACGACGGGTAATGAAAGCCGCAGATAACTTTCATTATCGTAGTTTTCCCCGAACCGTTCGGTCCTATTAAACATGTTATCTTGCAGTCTTCAATTTTGAGATTTACATTTTCAACGGCAAAATCTGATTTACGTGGATTGTACTTTTTTGAAAACCATGTAATTTCAATCATCTTAATCTACAAACGGAATATCGATCTGCATTCTGTCGCGTGACAATTCTGCTTTTGGCCAGACAGCTTGTGCCTCTGTTAGTAAAATCTGGAGGTCTTTGTCTGTATAACGAGGGCTGTAGTGTATCATGCACATTCGTCGTACATTTGCTTCTTTTGCGATTGTCGCAGCCTGAACGGCAGTCATGTGTTTCTTTTCTTTTGCCTGCTCAAGCAATGCGTTTTCAAACATTCCTTCACAGATTAAAAGATCAGACCCTCGAACTTCATCAATAATAGAAGTCTTGAAAAGCGTATCGGTTACAAAAGAAAATTTTCTTCCGCTTCGTTTTGGTCCAAGAACTTGTTCAGGCTTTACTGTTGAACCGTCTGCTGCCTGTACTTCGTATCCGTTTTGAAGCTGCGACCAAAGTGGTCCGCATGGAACTCCGAGTTCACGAGCTTTTTCTGGGTTGAACGCACCTGGTCTGTCAAGTTCTTCGAGCGTATAACCTACGCATGTTTTTGTATGGTCTAGAGGAAATGCACGGATATAAAAATCTTTGCCGGAATGAACAACGCAAGGTGCTTTAATTTCTTTTACTATAATCGGATAGTTTATATACATGTCTAGCACGTTTCGGCTTGTTTCAATATATTCCTTGATTTTCGGAGGACCGTAAATGTAAAGAGGCTCTTCCCTATCGACTTGG includes:
- a CDS encoding ABC transporter ATP-binding protein, producing MIEITWFSKKYNPRKSDFAVENVNLKIEDCKITCLIGPNGSGKTTIMKVICGFHYPSSGNIIITDENNNMWNAAENPEVCMKLIGYVPEIPMLPPEMTVSEFLNYAAETHEVSNLKESIEKTVEQSSIEKLLDKKIKNLSKGQQQRVSFAQALVHNPPNLILDEPISGLDPTQIIQMRNLIKKLSKKKAILMSTHILQEVYSLCSELYILNDGKIVASGTESQIITKTKSKNLEDAFIKLTYKEER
- a CDS encoding GldG family protein, translated to MTSRNAFLKYNIINNLKSPFFYIIAILFSVFTSINYFIRQQFFSGNGTTDLVLFFSSVPYISILIMPSLCSKRSFQIYDKFVPLSSLEKISINFVTKLILYTSMILLLIPAALIVNMFGCIDFGQLTTSIICLFFYGCAIISLCCFVNIFFPNRPISYIVSATLLAIFNSAHLFTVYIQFPDFIVSVFKQMSFAWHFDAAGKGILDTRDIFWLSGTSVLFVLLSEIASSIKNGKCYTKKEKLNKIAAIACTLLVMMNGNKFYKRFDFSKNKTYSISKYSKELLKKADNPIKITYYRSSKIAKLYPQIRDVSDFLEEYTSAGKNITLIIKNPDKDKTAKTLLENYGITGQQMKTVSDTSTEYTTVYSSIIIEYMGYAEIIAFTMAANTLEYDLDGRIKHLISGNTRSVNIVVGNEMTLNDDYSYVVPWLQAQGFICNQISIDDPLFSDKLSKTAGPLFVIGDSRINIENAIAIESYILSNKGNAILAVSPYSSSIADSWNITQNLWTNIVEMIENWGVQFSKKIAADVSCAAITMYSEDNSHQQVINYPLWISVLQQKNATLGMTLFWPTPLELNENAQPYIMSSPASYFYEIDKNSKDKLIETNPFILETSKTSDLQKSTQILAAQIKGKISGLYNLADRSDANIIVVSDQYFVNSLMNGYIGGETGDYRNFDFMTNALLKLNNEEELAELQSRISRDTSFFKIKSIADFTRLKLISFIILFAIIPLTVIAFGFFFNFHKKKAVRK
- a CDS encoding ribonuclease Z; translated protein: MNMEAFILGCGGMMPLPYRHLTSVLLRRDGNLFLFDGGEGTQVSLKRLNLKWKKIDAIFVSHTHADHVTGLPGILMLSAQVDREEPLYIYGPPKIKEYIETSRNVLDMYINYPIIVKEIKAPCVVHSGKDFYIRAFPLDHTKTCVGYTLEELDRPGAFNPEKARELGVPCGPLWSQLQNGYEVQAADGSTVKPEQVLGPKRSGRKFSFVTDTLFKTSIIDEVRGSDLLICEGMFENALLEQAKEKKHMTAVQAATIAKEANVRRMCMIHYSPRYTDKDLQILLTEAQAVWPKAELSRDRMQIDIPFVD